The genomic segment CCTGGAAGGCGCAGGTCCTGAGGCGGTCGGCCTTGTATTCGCGGGAGGTGGCGATTCGCCGCAGCTGTTGATCCTCGAAACGGTCCGGACCGAGGGAGACCTGCCCGTCGAAGGCCCGGATGTCGGCCTCCATGCGCTCGCGATCGATCGACACGCCTTCGAGCGACAGAGCGTCCATCTTGTCCATCAGCTCGGAGAGGTCCTCGGCGACGACGAAGTCCTCCGACTCTCCGATCAGGCGCCGGGCCAGGGTCCGGTTGCCGAAGAGGACCTCCTTGACCAGCTGGAGCTTGCGTCGGTAGCGGAAGGCGGTCATGTAATCGCAGCCCGACACCGCCAGTTCCCTGATCGCGATCTTCCAGTTGAGGACCTGCCAGGAGTACTGCTCCGGAGTCCGGCAGATCTGTTCAACGACCCAGCGGGTGTCGCTGTAGCCCATCAGAGGTACGGGACCGAATCGGCGACCGCGGGCATCGAGCCACAGGGCCGAGCGGGGTGGTACCAGGCTGATGCCATCGGTAGGGGAGTCGGTCTCGCGCGAATGGACGCCCGCAGCGTAGTGCCACTGCTTGTCGAGGTGGGTGATTGCAGCGCCGTGGCGTGCCGCCTCGTCGTGCAACAGGCCATCGGCGAACCGGTGTGACCCGTTGAGAAGGGTCGGCGGGGGCGTGCCCCACGGCTGGTACCAGTTGGCCTTCACCTTGCTGAGGTCACCGCCGCAGATGCCGCCCGAAGCAAGGACCACCTGCTCCGCCTGCACCTCGAACTCGCCGCCGCCATTCTCGAGAACTCCGGCGCAGCCGGTGACCCGACCCTTCTCGACCAGCAAGTGCTCGACGCGGTGACCGTGGCGGATCTCCAGCTTTTTCCTGTGTGGATGGTTTTCAAGGGCGGCGATGATGGCCTCGATGATTGCGAAGCCGGTGCCCCAGGCGATATGCCAGCGGGGGACCGAGTTGCCCTGTTTGATCAGCCCCCTTTCGGCCCAGTTTACGAGAGGCAAGAAGGCGACGCCGCGTCGGGTGAGCCAGTCGAAGATCAGCTCGGTCGATCGCTCGACGTAGGTTCGGGCCCAGCGGCGGGGCCACTCGTCCCCCTCACCGAAATCGGCAAAGCTCTTCCAGTCCGACCACGCGAGCTCTGGGCTGTCGTCGAAACCGAGCTTTCGTTGGTACGGCGTGTCGACGAACATCACACCGCCGAAAGACCGCCTGGCGAGGCCGCCGAGCCGGTCCTCCGTGTCGCGATCGAGGATCAAAACCCTCAGGCCCCGATCCAGCAGCTCGTGTGCCGTGACGAGCCCTGCGAGCCCCCCTCCGGCGATGGCCACGTCAGATTGGAAACGTGCGATTGACATTGCTCCGAAATAGTACCCGTTCGGGCGCCGGAATCCGCATTTCGAATTTCGAATTTCGGATTCCCTGTCCACCCGCCCAACACAATCGAATTGTAGGCGGGTCCTTCAGGGTGCGAGAGACGAGCCTTCCAGACGCGATGGCTAGCCC from the Acidobacteriota bacterium genome contains:
- a CDS encoding FAD-binding dehydrogenase — its product is MSIARFQSDVAIAGGGLAGLVTAHELLDRGLRVLILDRDTEDRLGGLARRSFGGVMFVDTPYQRKLGFDDSPELAWSDWKSFADFGEGDEWPRRWARTYVERSTELIFDWLTRRGVAFLPLVNWAERGLIKQGNSVPRWHIAWGTGFAIIEAIIAALENHPHRKKLEIRHGHRVEHLLVEKGRVTGCAGVLENGGGEFEVQAEQVVLASGGICGGDLSKVKANWYQPWGTPPPTLLNGSHRFADGLLHDEAARHGAAITHLDKQWHYAAGVHSRETDSPTDGISLVPPRSALWLDARGRRFGPVPLMGYSDTRWVVEQICRTPEQYSWQVLNWKIAIRELAVSGCDYMTAFRYRRKLQLVKEVLFGNRTLARRLIGESEDFVVAEDLSELMDKMDALSLEGVSIDRERMEADIRAFDGQVSLGPDRFEDQQLRRIATSREYKADRLRTCAFQAIDDPKAHPLIAIREHILSRKSLGGVQTDLESRVLNTSGELIPGLYAVGETAGFGGGGIHGKGSLEGTFLGSCVLTGRLAGRAISLG